In a genomic window of Sarcophilus harrisii chromosome 4, mSarHar1.11, whole genome shotgun sequence:
- the ABI3 gene encoding ABI gene family member 3 isoform X4, which produces MAFTTQALASVAYQISNLAGHLLKMLDLQDTGLRQVEANVSTLDQMVNMHMEKIARREIGTLAVFQRLPTNQKIIPPENLPVLEPYYRKPLNFACLDNVGHGIKDLSTQLSRTGTLSRKSIKAAVAPPSGTLGRLSRVPEPVHLPVIPDGKISAASSLTSSSSTEGICGIPVVKVPMMPQAPSLPDSMSPNEALENSLPEELSTPQSVPDLPPPLDLPPPLEIDELMLPPPPPPDFDPEEPTWAPAQYLEKVVTLYPYTCQKDNELSFDVGTTICVTRRYSDGWCEGVTSEGSGFFPGNYVEPSC; this is translated from the exons ATGGCCTTTACCACTCAAGCCCTGGCCAGTGTGGCCTACCAGATCAGCAATCTGGCTGGCCATCTGCTGAAGATGCTGGATCTCCAGGACACTGGGCTGAGGCAGGTGGAGGCCAATGTGAGCACACTGGACCAG ATGGTGAACATGCACATGGAGAAGATTGCCCGAAGGGAGATTGGAACATTGGCTGTGTTCCAGCGGCTGCCGACAAATCAGAAGATCATCCCCCCTGAGAACCTGCCCGTGTTGGAGCCCTACTATAGGAAACCTCTCAACTTCGCCTGCCTGGATAATGTTGGCCATGGGATTAAG GATCTGAGCACTCAGCTGTCCAGAACTGGGACACTCTCCCGAAAGAGCATCAAGGCGGCAGTTGCCCCTCCCTCAGGAACACTAGG TCGACTCTCCAGAGTCCCCGAACCTGTACATCTCCCAGTCATTCCTGATGGCAAAATCTCTGCAGCCTCCTCTCTGACTTCTTCCAG TAGCACTGAAGGCATCTGTGGGATCCCCGTGGTCAAGGTGCCAATGATGCCCCAAGCCCCATCACTCCCCGATTCCATGTCCCCAAATGAAGCACTGGAGAACTCTCTTCCTGAGGAGCTGTCCACACCCCAGTCAG tACCAGACCTGCCCCCACCCCTAGACCTGCCCCCACCCTTGGAGATTGATGAACTGATGCTGCCACCTCCTCCACCCCCTGACTTTGATCCAGAAGAACCAACTTGGGCCCCTGCTCAGTACTTGGAAAAAG TGGTGACGCTGTACCCTTACACCTGCCAAAAAGACAATGAGCTCTCCTTTGATGTGGGCACTACCATCTGTGTCACCCGCCGATACTCGGATGGATGGTGCGAGGGTGTCACCTCTGAGGGTTCTGGCTTCTTCCCTGGAAACTACGTGGAACCAAGCTGCTAA
- the PHOSPHO1 gene encoding phosphoethanolamine/phosphocholine phosphatase isoform X1 gives MNGCFPVTGLRCLSRDGTTMAEPGAPRFLLTFDFDETIVNENSDDSIVRAAPGQKLPDSLRATFREGFYNEYMQRVFQYLGEQGVKAQDFREVYEDIPLCPGMTDLFQFLTKQGSCFEIILISDANTFGVESSLRASGYRGLFRKIFSNPSGPDERGVVVLQPFHKHSCARCPANMCKHKVLGDYLRERAQEGVHFEHLFYVGDGANDFCPLGLLAVGDVAFPRRGYPMHQLIQQAQNTEPSSFRATVVPWESAAEVRRYLQEMVKKC, from the exons ATGAACGGGTGTTTTCCAGTTACAGGCTTGAGGTGCCTGTCTAGG GACGGCACTACGATGGCGGAGCCGGGAGCGCCCCGCTTCCTGCTAACCTTCGATTTTGATGAGACCATCGTGAACGAGAACAGCGACGACTCGATCGTGCGCGCGGCCCCGGGCCAGAAGCTGCCCGACAGCTTGCGGGCCACGTTCCGCGAGGGCTTCTACAACGAGTACATGCAGCGGGTCTTCCAGTACCTGGGCGAGCAGGGCGTGAAGGCGCAAGACTTCCGCGAAGTCTACGAGGACATCCCGCTGTGTCCCGGCATGACCGACCTCTTCCAGTTCCTGACCAAACAGGGCAGCTGCTTTGAGATCATCCTCATCTCCGACGCCAACACGTTCGGCGTGGAGAGCTCCCTGCGCGCCTCCGGCTACCGCGGCCTCTTCCGAAAAATCTTCAGCAACCCGTCGGGCCCCGACGAGCGGGGCGTGGTGGTGTTGCAGCCCTTCCACAAGCACTCCTGCGCCCGCTGCCCCGCCAACATGTGCAAACACAAGGTGCTCGGCGACTACCTGCGCGAGAGGGCGCAGGAGGGGGTGCACTTCGAGCATCTCTTCTACGTGGGGGACGGCGCCAATGACTTCTGCCCCTTGGGGCTGCTGGCGGTCGGCGACGTGGCTTTTCCGCGCCGCGGCTACCCCATGCACCAGCTCATCCAGCAAGCCCAGAACACCGAGCCCTCCTCGTTCCGGGCCACCGTGGTGCCCTGGGAGTCGGCAGCCGAAGTCCGCCGCTACTTGCAGGAGATGGTGAAGAAATGCTAA
- the ABI3 gene encoding ABI gene family member 3 isoform X1 — translation MDELQQLLEFEIPTGREALRSNHSSLLRVADYCESNYVQATEKRKALEETMAFTTQALASVAYQISNLAGHLLKMLDLQDTGLRQVEANVSTLDQMVNMHMEKIARREIGTLAVFQRLPTNQKIIPPENLPVLEPYYRKPLNFACLDNVGHGIKDLSTQLSRTGTLSRKSIKAAVAPPSGTLGRLSRVPEPVHLPVIPDGKISAASSLTSSSSTEGICGIPVVKVPMMPQAPSLPDSMSPNEALENSLPEELSTPQSVPDLPPPLDLPPPLEIDELMLPPPPPPDFDPEEPTWAPAQYLEKVVTLYPYTCQKDNELSFDVGTTICVTRRYSDGWCEGVTSEGSGFFPGNYVEPSC, via the exons ATGGATGAACTGCAGCAGCTCTTGGAGTTTGAGATCCCCACTGGCCGGGAGGCCCTCCGAAGCAACCACAGCAGCCTCCTCAGAGTTGCTGACTACTGTGAGAGCAACTATGTCCAG GCCACAGAAAAGAGGAAAGCCCTGGAGGAAACCATGGCCTTTACCACTCAAGCCCTGGCCAGTGTGGCCTACCAGATCAGCAATCTGGCTGGCCATCTGCTGAAGATGCTGGATCTCCAGGACACTGGGCTGAGGCAGGTGGAGGCCAATGTGAGCACACTGGACCAG ATGGTGAACATGCACATGGAGAAGATTGCCCGAAGGGAGATTGGAACATTGGCTGTGTTCCAGCGGCTGCCGACAAATCAGAAGATCATCCCCCCTGAGAACCTGCCCGTGTTGGAGCCCTACTATAGGAAACCTCTCAACTTCGCCTGCCTGGATAATGTTGGCCATGGGATTAAG GATCTGAGCACTCAGCTGTCCAGAACTGGGACACTCTCCCGAAAGAGCATCAAGGCGGCAGTTGCCCCTCCCTCAGGAACACTAGG TCGACTCTCCAGAGTCCCCGAACCTGTACATCTCCCAGTCATTCCTGATGGCAAAATCTCTGCAGCCTCCTCTCTGACTTCTTCCAG TAGCACTGAAGGCATCTGTGGGATCCCCGTGGTCAAGGTGCCAATGATGCCCCAAGCCCCATCACTCCCCGATTCCATGTCCCCAAATGAAGCACTGGAGAACTCTCTTCCTGAGGAGCTGTCCACACCCCAGTCAG tACCAGACCTGCCCCCACCCCTAGACCTGCCCCCACCCTTGGAGATTGATGAACTGATGCTGCCACCTCCTCCACCCCCTGACTTTGATCCAGAAGAACCAACTTGGGCCCCTGCTCAGTACTTGGAAAAAG TGGTGACGCTGTACCCTTACACCTGCCAAAAAGACAATGAGCTCTCCTTTGATGTGGGCACTACCATCTGTGTCACCCGCCGATACTCGGATGGATGGTGCGAGGGTGTCACCTCTGAGGGTTCTGGCTTCTTCCCTGGAAACTACGTGGAACCAAGCTGCTAA
- the ABI3 gene encoding ABI gene family member 3 isoform X3, whose translation MDELQQLLEFEIPTGREALRSNHSSLLRVADYCESNYVQATEKRKALEETMAFTTQALASVAYQISNLAGHLLKMLDLQDTGLRQVEANVSTLDQMVNMHMEKIARREIGTLAVFQRLPTNQKIIPPENLPVLEPYYRKPLNFACLDNVGHGIKDLSTQLSRTGTLSRKSIKAAVAPPSGTLGRLSRVPEPVHLPVIPDGKISAASSLTSSSSTEGICGIPVVKVPMMPQAPSLPDSMSPNEALENSLPEELSTPQSVPDLPPPLDLPPPLEIDELMLPPPPPPDFDPEEPTWAPAQYLEKGNEAFERNEPSGSRNFIYK comes from the exons ATGGATGAACTGCAGCAGCTCTTGGAGTTTGAGATCCCCACTGGCCGGGAGGCCCTCCGAAGCAACCACAGCAGCCTCCTCAGAGTTGCTGACTACTGTGAGAGCAACTATGTCCAG GCCACAGAAAAGAGGAAAGCCCTGGAGGAAACCATGGCCTTTACCACTCAAGCCCTGGCCAGTGTGGCCTACCAGATCAGCAATCTGGCTGGCCATCTGCTGAAGATGCTGGATCTCCAGGACACTGGGCTGAGGCAGGTGGAGGCCAATGTGAGCACACTGGACCAG ATGGTGAACATGCACATGGAGAAGATTGCCCGAAGGGAGATTGGAACATTGGCTGTGTTCCAGCGGCTGCCGACAAATCAGAAGATCATCCCCCCTGAGAACCTGCCCGTGTTGGAGCCCTACTATAGGAAACCTCTCAACTTCGCCTGCCTGGATAATGTTGGCCATGGGATTAAG GATCTGAGCACTCAGCTGTCCAGAACTGGGACACTCTCCCGAAAGAGCATCAAGGCGGCAGTTGCCCCTCCCTCAGGAACACTAGG TCGACTCTCCAGAGTCCCCGAACCTGTACATCTCCCAGTCATTCCTGATGGCAAAATCTCTGCAGCCTCCTCTCTGACTTCTTCCAG TAGCACTGAAGGCATCTGTGGGATCCCCGTGGTCAAGGTGCCAATGATGCCCCAAGCCCCATCACTCCCCGATTCCATGTCCCCAAATGAAGCACTGGAGAACTCTCTTCCTGAGGAGCTGTCCACACCCCAGTCAG tACCAGACCTGCCCCCACCCCTAGACCTGCCCCCACCCTTGGAGATTGATGAACTGATGCTGCCACCTCCTCCACCCCCTGACTTTGATCCAGAAGAACCAACTTGGGCCCCTGCTCAGTACTTGGAAAAAG GAAATGAGGCTTTTGAAAGAAATGAGCCCTCAGGGTCCAGAAACTTCATCTACAAATGA
- the PHOSPHO1 gene encoding phosphoethanolamine/phosphocholine phosphatase isoform X2, producing MAEPGAPRFLLTFDFDETIVNENSDDSIVRAAPGQKLPDSLRATFREGFYNEYMQRVFQYLGEQGVKAQDFREVYEDIPLCPGMTDLFQFLTKQGSCFEIILISDANTFGVESSLRASGYRGLFRKIFSNPSGPDERGVVVLQPFHKHSCARCPANMCKHKVLGDYLRERAQEGVHFEHLFYVGDGANDFCPLGLLAVGDVAFPRRGYPMHQLIQQAQNTEPSSFRATVVPWESAAEVRRYLQEMVKKC from the coding sequence ATGGCGGAGCCGGGAGCGCCCCGCTTCCTGCTAACCTTCGATTTTGATGAGACCATCGTGAACGAGAACAGCGACGACTCGATCGTGCGCGCGGCCCCGGGCCAGAAGCTGCCCGACAGCTTGCGGGCCACGTTCCGCGAGGGCTTCTACAACGAGTACATGCAGCGGGTCTTCCAGTACCTGGGCGAGCAGGGCGTGAAGGCGCAAGACTTCCGCGAAGTCTACGAGGACATCCCGCTGTGTCCCGGCATGACCGACCTCTTCCAGTTCCTGACCAAACAGGGCAGCTGCTTTGAGATCATCCTCATCTCCGACGCCAACACGTTCGGCGTGGAGAGCTCCCTGCGCGCCTCCGGCTACCGCGGCCTCTTCCGAAAAATCTTCAGCAACCCGTCGGGCCCCGACGAGCGGGGCGTGGTGGTGTTGCAGCCCTTCCACAAGCACTCCTGCGCCCGCTGCCCCGCCAACATGTGCAAACACAAGGTGCTCGGCGACTACCTGCGCGAGAGGGCGCAGGAGGGGGTGCACTTCGAGCATCTCTTCTACGTGGGGGACGGCGCCAATGACTTCTGCCCCTTGGGGCTGCTGGCGGTCGGCGACGTGGCTTTTCCGCGCCGCGGCTACCCCATGCACCAGCTCATCCAGCAAGCCCAGAACACCGAGCCCTCCTCGTTCCGGGCCACCGTGGTGCCCTGGGAGTCGGCAGCCGAAGTCCGCCGCTACTTGCAGGAGATGGTGAAGAAATGCTAA
- the ABI3 gene encoding ABI gene family member 3 isoform X2 has product MDELQQLLEFEIPTGREALRSNHSSLLRVADYCESNYVQATEKRKALEETMAFTTQALASVAYQISNLAGHLLKMLDLQDTGLRQVEANVSTLDQMVNMHMEKIARREIGTLAVFQRLPTNQKIIPPENLPVLEPYYRKPLNFACLDNVGHGIKDLSTQLSRTGTLSRKSIKAAVAPPSGTLGRLSRVPEPVHLPVIPDGKISAASSLTSSSTEGICGIPVVKVPMMPQAPSLPDSMSPNEALENSLPEELSTPQSVPDLPPPLDLPPPLEIDELMLPPPPPPDFDPEEPTWAPAQYLEKVVTLYPYTCQKDNELSFDVGTTICVTRRYSDGWCEGVTSEGSGFFPGNYVEPSC; this is encoded by the exons ATGGATGAACTGCAGCAGCTCTTGGAGTTTGAGATCCCCACTGGCCGGGAGGCCCTCCGAAGCAACCACAGCAGCCTCCTCAGAGTTGCTGACTACTGTGAGAGCAACTATGTCCAG GCCACAGAAAAGAGGAAAGCCCTGGAGGAAACCATGGCCTTTACCACTCAAGCCCTGGCCAGTGTGGCCTACCAGATCAGCAATCTGGCTGGCCATCTGCTGAAGATGCTGGATCTCCAGGACACTGGGCTGAGGCAGGTGGAGGCCAATGTGAGCACACTGGACCAG ATGGTGAACATGCACATGGAGAAGATTGCCCGAAGGGAGATTGGAACATTGGCTGTGTTCCAGCGGCTGCCGACAAATCAGAAGATCATCCCCCCTGAGAACCTGCCCGTGTTGGAGCCCTACTATAGGAAACCTCTCAACTTCGCCTGCCTGGATAATGTTGGCCATGGGATTAAG GATCTGAGCACTCAGCTGTCCAGAACTGGGACACTCTCCCGAAAGAGCATCAAGGCGGCAGTTGCCCCTCCCTCAGGAACACTAGG TCGACTCTCCAGAGTCCCCGAACCTGTACATCTCCCAGTCATTCCTGATGGCAAAATCTCTGCAGCCTCCTCTCTGACTTCTTCCAG CACTGAAGGCATCTGTGGGATCCCCGTGGTCAAGGTGCCAATGATGCCCCAAGCCCCATCACTCCCCGATTCCATGTCCCCAAATGAAGCACTGGAGAACTCTCTTCCTGAGGAGCTGTCCACACCCCAGTCAG tACCAGACCTGCCCCCACCCCTAGACCTGCCCCCACCCTTGGAGATTGATGAACTGATGCTGCCACCTCCTCCACCCCCTGACTTTGATCCAGAAGAACCAACTTGGGCCCCTGCTCAGTACTTGGAAAAAG TGGTGACGCTGTACCCTTACACCTGCCAAAAAGACAATGAGCTCTCCTTTGATGTGGGCACTACCATCTGTGTCACCCGCCGATACTCGGATGGATGGTGCGAGGGTGTCACCTCTGAGGGTTCTGGCTTCTTCCCTGGAAACTACGTGGAACCAAGCTGCTAA